Proteins encoded together in one Miscanthus floridulus cultivar M001 chromosome 16, ASM1932011v1, whole genome shotgun sequence window:
- the LOC136510993 gene encoding transcription factor ILR3-like: MAALDCCRCPAAPPRAETVIRYWSIMSACTDSVGLALESPHPATFAWCRPSPTLAHECCPSGSTSGHSHRRGHHRAVEATIAAPLAAVVCGRERAHAHGHTGPLTPRRCPSVRHLCRPWPHRPTTAPPPASPPMAGGFLPQSYSASEEGCGFLFPFLLSRSRPESSAPPGTKACREKLRRDRLNERFYELCAILEPSKPPKADKVAILSDAARLLNQLRTEAQKLKQSNESLQDSIKSLKAEKSELRDEKTRLKAERERLEQMLKGVSHAAVSAPGPFVPHPAAAAPPSFHPAAAFAQAGKFVPYPCYPPPAAFWQWIPPTSLDTTKDPAHWPPVA, translated from the exons ATGGCCGCTCTGGACTGCTGTCGCTGCCCTGCAGCACCGCCCAGGGCCGAGACCGTCATTCGCTACTGGTCCATCATGAGCGCGTGCACGGACTCTGTTGGTCTCGCGCTGGAGTCGCCGCACCCTGCCACGTTCGCCTGGTGCCGACCCTCCCCCACACTAGCGCACGAGTGTTGCCCCTCCGGCAGCACCAGCGGCCATTCTCATCGCCGTGGCCATCATCGGGCCGTGGAAGCCACCATTGCCGCGCCTCTCGCCGCCGTCGTGTGCGGGCGTGAGCGCGCGCATGCCCACGGCCACACCGGACCTCTGACTCCACGGCGTTGCCCTTCTGTGCGCCACCTCTGTCGTCCGTGGCCACACCGTCCCACGACGgcaccgccgccggcgagcccTCCTATGGCCGGTGGATTTCTGCCCCAGTCATACTCTGCTTCTGAGGAAG GATGTGGTTTCCTATTTCCCTTTCTTCTTAGCAGATCCCGGCCAGAGTCCAGCGCGCCACCTGGCACCAAGGCTTGCCGTGAGAAGCTCCGGCGAGATAGGCTCAACGAAAG GTTCTACGAGCTCTGTGCCATCTTGGAGCCCAGCAAGCCACCAAAGGCCGACAAAGTTGCTATTCTAAGCGACGCTGCCCGTCTTCTGAACCAGCTGCGTACCGAGGCCCAGAAGCTTAAGCAATCAAATGAATCACTCCAGGACTCCATCAAGAGTCTCAAG GCTGAGAAGTCTGAGCTGCGAGATGAGAAGACGAGGCTGAAGGCTGAGAGGGAGAGGCTGGAGCAGATGCTCAAGGGCGTCAGCCACGCCGCAGTGTCGGCTCCAGGGCCCTTCGTCCCGCACCCTGctgcagccgctcctccatcttTCCACCCGGCGGCGGCGTTTGCTCAGGCTGGAAAGTTCGTCCCGTACCCCTGCTACCCGCCGCCGGCTGCCTTCTGGCAGTGGATACCGCCGACATCCCTCGACACGACCAAGGACCCCGCACACTGGCCGCCGGTCGCGTAG
- the LOC136510994 gene encoding uncharacterized protein, whose product MANSARARRRGAGSGEGAEAAARRGLVRLSSSGSDRRSCSGSDGPGRGAGRPRGTGGRAARGPRQGAAGGAAGGAAWRARRGAGAGYVGRGRAAGVGAGGGGGGLARARNGEEGWVDIRPSSAPE is encoded by the coding sequence ATGGCCAACAgcgcgagggcacggcggcgcggtgcgggctcgggcgagggagcggaggcagcggcgcggcgcgggctcgTCCGCCTGAGCAGCAGCGGCTCGGACAGGCGGAGCTGCAGCGGCTCGGACGGGCCCGGGCGCGGCGCGGGCAGGCCGCGCGGCACGGGGGGGCGCGCGGCGCGCGGCCCGCGGCAAGGCGCGGCGGGCGGGGCGGCGGGTGGCGCGGCGtggcgcgcgcggcgcggggcgggCGCGGGCTACGTCGGGCGCGGGCGGgctgcgggcgtgggcgcgggcggcggcggcggggggctGGCTAGGGCAAGGAATGGGGAAGAAGGCTGGGTAGATATtaggccgagctcggcgccagagtga
- the LOC136512080 gene encoding phosphatidylinositol:ceramide inositolphosphotransferase-like has protein sequence MYIARETSKVWRKVTTEISVELQLLRDKWGLLLAGLIFQYVHGLAARGVHYLHRPGPLLQDLGFMALPELGQDKGYLSESIFSSIFISFVLWTFHPFIYHSKRFYTVLIWRRVLAFLVASQFLRIITFYSTQLPGPNYHCREGSKLATLPPPNSVLEVLLINFPRGVLFGCGDLIFSSHMIFTLVFVRTYHKYGSKRFIKFLAWFMAIIQSLLIIASRKHYSVDVVVAWYTVNLVVFFVDNKLPEMPDRTSGLPLLPLSSKEKEGRQKEEKDSKLKDEFHKLLNGNHVDPTDRRQRAQTNGRHDEDINHALSEATANGA, from the exons ATGTACATAGCGCGGGAGACTTCCAAG GTATGGAGGAAGGTTACCACAGAGATATCGGTGGAGCTGCAGCTCCTGCGCGACAAGTGGGGGCTCCTACTCGCCGGTCTGATTTTTCAG TATGTTCATGGATTGGCTGCTCGAGGAGTGCACTATTTGCATCGACCTGGACCACTGCTCCAGGACTTGGGATTTATGGCCCTTCCA GAGCTCGGCCAAGACAAAGGTTATCTTAGTGAGAGTATATTTTCTTCCATCTTCATCTCGTTTGTGTTG TGGACTTTCCATCCTTTTATTTATCACAGCAAACGTTTCTATACTGTGCTGATCTGGCGCCGGGTGCTTGCTTTTTTAGTT GCTTCACAATTTTTAAGGATTATTACATTCTATTCGACCCAGCTCCCAGGTCCAAATTATCATTGTCGTGAG GGCTCAAAACTGGCAACTCTTCCACCACCCAATAGTGTACTTGAAGTGCTCCTGATTAACT TTCCTCGTGGAGTACTTTTTGGTTGTGGTGATTTGATATTTTCATCTCACATGATTTTCACCCTGGTTTTCGTTCGAACTTACCATAAATATGGTTCGAAAAG GTTTATTAAGTTCCTTGCTTGGTTCATGGCTATAATTCAGAGTCTCCTTATAATTGCTTCTCGCAAGCACTACTCTGTTGATGTTGTTGTTGCGTG GTATACCGTAAACTTAGTAGTATTCTTTGTTGACAACAAGCTGCCAG AAATGCCGGATCGGACAAGCGGGCTACCTTTGCTTCCATTAAGCTCCAAAGAAAAGGAGGGCAGGCAGAAGGAGGAGAAAGACAGTAAACTGAAGGATGAGTTCCACAAGTTACTCAACGGGAACCACGTGGATCCTACTGATCGG CGACAGCGGGCACAGACGAATGGGAGGCACGACGAAGACATCAATCACGCGCTCTCCGAGGCCACTGCCAACGGCGCGTAA
- the LOC136511931 gene encoding PRA1 family protein A1-like has translation MDWSAVTAEDLVDALREVDWSTPPRPVPEFFSRFTVPRSYSKWTSRLKCNLYYYRTNYFILIMFILGMGFLWKPVAILAAFMTGFSIAFLNDSFAVTFNEKVTRTVRQFSPHLAAKMRPPITPVLRGRPSSKRSIHICGRPRWVFVLFFSAVSCILWLTSCSLLTVLWAFLIALFATVLHASFRTPNLKARLNTFREEFRAVWRNYSEL, from the exons ATGGACTGGAGCGCGGTGACGGCGGAGGACCTGGTGGACGCGCTGCGGGAGGTGGACTGGTCCACGCCGCCGCGGCCTGTCCCGGAGTTCTTCTCCCGCTTCACCGTCCCACGCTCCTACTCCAAGTGGACCAGCCGCCTCAAGTGCAACCTCTACTA CTACAGGACAAACTATTTCATCTTGATCATGTTCATCCTTG GGATGGGCTTCCTTTGGAAGCCAGTTGCTATCCTTGCTGCTTTTATGACTGGATTTAGCATCGCATTTCTCAATGATAG TTTTGCAGTCACTTTCAATGAGAAAGTCACAAGGACTGTAAGACAATTTTCACCACATTTAGCTGCAAAGATGAGGCCGCCGATAAC TCCTGTTCTTCGTGGTCGACCAAGCTCGAAGAGATCAATTCATATTTGTGGGCGACCTCGCTGGGTGTTTGTCCTGTTCTTTTCTGCAG TTAGCTGTATACTCTGGTTGACCTCATGCAGTCTTCTCACAGTCCTCTGGGCATTTCTCATTGCTCTATTTG CAACTGTGCTCCATGCAAGCTTCAGAACACCAAATTTAAAAGCACGTCTGAATACATTCAGAGAGGAATTCCGGGCTGTTTGGCGGAATTATAGTGAGCTTTGA